One region of Primulina tabacum isolate GXHZ01 chromosome 17, ASM2559414v2, whole genome shotgun sequence genomic DNA includes:
- the LOC142531613 gene encoding cytochrome P450 71AP13-like: MDSLQQWLEQSSIFQPSTLIPSILLLILLIYLSNKKFNTQNVKLPPNPPKLPIIGNLHQLSKHPHLSLYSLSKKYGPIFHLQLGEIPTVIISSAKMAKEVLKTQDLALANRPQIFGAKHLFYNCTDMAFAPYGPYWRHVRKICIFEILSAKRVQSYEFVREQEVSKLIHRIKESSYPQTSNLTKLLNMYANDVLCRVVFGKDFSAGGEYERLGFQEMLEEYQELLGGFDVGDFFPSMEFVHTLTGNKSRLLRAFRRFDEFFDGVIEDHLSSNNMRDHKDFVDILLEVQKDNIQYCEIPLTLDNVKAILLDMFAAGTDTTFITLDWGMTELITHPKILKKLQSEVRSKLGDRKFVSESDITQMNYMKAVIKEIFRLHPPAPVLLPRESMEEVSVGGYTIPEKTRIYINAWAIGRSQESWKDPDIFDPERFMDNEIDFRGKDFELIPFGAGRRSCPAIAFGSATVELALAQLVHSFDWELPLGVQPADLDMSEVFGITMHRISPLMVVAKPIFKGI, from the exons ATGGATTCTCTCCAACAATGGCTAGAACAAAGCTCCATCTTCCAACCCTCCACACTAATCCCATCCATCTTACTTCTCATACTTTTAATCTATCTTTCAAACAAGAAATTCAATACCCAAAACGTGAAACTTCCCCCAAACCCTCCAAAGCTCCCCATAATAGGCAACCTCCATCAACTCAGCAAACACCCCCACCTCTCTCTCTACTCTTTATCCAAGAAATATGGTCCCATTTTTCATCTTCAGCTGGGAGAAATCCCCACTGTAATCATTTCGTCGGCCAAGATGGCGAAAGAAGTTCTCAAAACGCAGGATCTTGCGCTCGCTAACCGGCCTCAGATATTCGGGGCCAAGCATCTTTTCTACAACTGTACGGATATGGCATTTGCGCCATATGGCCCGTACTGGAGGCATGTAAGGAAGATATGCATATTCGAGATCTTGAGTGCCAAAAGGGTCCAATCCTATGAGTTTGTAAGGGAGCAAGAAGTTTCTAAACTGATTCATCGTATCAAAGAATCGTCGTATCCTCAGACGTCAAACCTGACAAAGCTGCTGAATATGTATGCTAACGATGTTCTTTGCCGGGTTGTGTTTGGGAAAGATTTCTCAGCAGGTGGGGAATATGAGAGGCTTGGGTTTCAAGAAATGCTTGAAGAGTATCAAGAACTGCTCGGAGGGTTTGATGTCGGTGATTTCTTTCCTTCGATGGAGTTTGTTCACACTTTGACAGGCAACAAATCCAGGCTTCTGCGTGCTTTTAGGAGATTTGATGAGTTCTTTGATGGGGTTATCGAGGATCATTTGAGCTCCAACAACATGAGAGATCACAAGGATTTCGTGGATATCTTGCTTGAAGTGCAGAAGGATAATATTCAATATTGTGAGATTCCTCTAACCTTGGATAATGTCAAGGCAATCCTCTTG GACATGTTTGCTGCAGGAACAGACACAACCTTCATAACCCTCGACTGGGGGATGACAGAACTAATCACTCACCCAAAAATCCTGAAAAAATTGCAGTCCGAGGTTAGAAGCAAACTCGGAGACCGTAAATTCGTGTCGGAATCCGATATAACACAAATGAACTACATGAAAGCCGTTATCAAAGAAATCTTCAGGCTACACCCTCCTGCACCAGTACTACTCCCCAGAGAATCCATGGAAGAAGTCTCCGTTGGTGGGTACACAATCCCTGAAAAGACAAGAATTTACATCAATGCTTGGGCCATAGGGAGGAGCCAAGAATCCTGGAAAGACCCTGATATATTTGATCCTGAAAGATTCATGGATAATGAAATTGATTTTAGAGGGAAAGATTTTGAGTTGATACCTTTTGGTGCGGGGAGAAGAAGCTGTCCTGCGATCGCATTTGGTTCTGCGACAGTTGAGCTTGCACTGGCGCAGCTGGTTCACAGCTTTGATTGGGAGCTTCCGCTAGGAGTCCAGCCGGCGGATCTTGATATGAGTGAAGTTTTTGGGATTACGATGCATAGGATTTCTCCATTAATGGTGGTTGCGAAGCCAATTTTTAAAGGAATTTGA
- the LOC142531569 gene encoding strychnine-11-hydroxylase-like, which produces MSSEIFLLLFISFITILLLLKLTKKKRKLPLGPKKLPIIGNLHQLGKLPHRALIKLSKTYGDLMFLQLGSVPTLVVSSADMAREIFKKHDIIFSGRPVLYSLKRITYNLGTISVAPYGDYWREAKKIAVLELLSNKRVQSFAKVRDEEMTFMIDRVANSENPVDLSVLTFALSNNTVRRVAFGETSSAEEHEDFDERSGKYQHVFHDTQQLAAEFNVADYFPWLAWLNKFNGVDRRLKKNMDEVDIFLSKKMEEHRDPKRAQQDHEDIVDVLLRVQKEMEKEFTLTDVNLKGLLLGIFMAGTDSSSVTIVWAMAELMRNPEVLKKAQEEVRKVCKGQSKVEESDLPKLAYVRMVIKEAWRLHPPAPLWIPRETLEDCVIDNKYEIPAKTRVLFNAAAIGMDPKHWEKPERFWPERFLNNVIDFRGQHFELLPFGAGRRGCPGASFAIAVVELALANLLFRFDWELPKGMSPEDIDMEEATGVAMRKKIPLCLVATPVNLL; this is translated from the exons ATGAGTTCCGAAATTTTCTTGCTGCTTTTCATCAGTTTCATCACAATTTTATTGTTGTTAAAATTGacgaaaaagaaaagaaagctcCCACTTGGTCCTAAGAAGCTCCCGATTATAGGCAACCTTCACCAGCTTGGAAAGTTGCCTCATAGGGCTCTCATTAAATTGTCCAAAACATATGGAGACCTCATGTTCTTGCAGCTAGGATCCGTGCCAACCCTCGTCGTGTCATCGGCCGATATGGCACGAGAAATCTTTAAGAAGCACGATATTATCTTTTCGGGGAGACCCGTCTTGTATTCACTCAAGAGAATCACCTACAACTTAGGTACCATCTCCGTAGCACCGTATGGTGACTACTGGAGAGAAGCGAAGAAAATCGCTGTTCTGGAGCTGCTGTCCAACAAAAGGGTCCAATCTTTCGCAAAAGTACGTGATGAAGAGATGACCTTCATGATCGATCGTGTTGCTAATTCCGAAAACCCTGTGGATCTGAGCGTGCTCACGTTCGCTCTGTCGAATAATACTGTTCGTCGGGTGGCTTTCGGAGAGACTAGCAGTGCAGAAGAACATGAAGATTTCGATGAAAGGAGTGGCAAATATCAGCATGTGTTTCATGATACGCAGCAGTTGGCTGCTGAGTTCAACGTGGCTGATTATTTTCCATGGTTGGCTTGGCTAAACAAGTTCAATGGAGTAGACAGgagattgaaaaaaaatatggaTGAAGTGGACATCTTTTTGAGCAAAAAAATGGAAGAACACAGAGACCCGAAGAGGGCTCAACAAGATCACGAAGACATCGTCGATGTATTGCTTCGAGTTCAAAAGGAAATGGAGAAAGAATTTACTCTAACAGATGTAAATTTGAAGGGTCTTCTCTTG GGCATATTCATGGCTGGCACTGATAGTTCCTCGGTGACAATCGTATGGGCGATGGCAGAACTGATGAGAAATCCGGAAGTCCTCAAGAAAGCTCAAGAAGAAGTTAGGAAAGTATGCAAAGGACAGTCAAAAGTAGAAGAAAGCGATCTTCCAAAACTCGCATACGTGAGAATGGTGATCAAAGAGGCATGGAGACTCCATCCACCCGCCCCACTATGGATCCCAAGAGAAACATTAGAGGACTGCGTGATCGACAACAAATACGAAATCCCGGCAAAAACCAGAGTGCTGTTCAATGCAGCAGCAATCGGAATGGATCCGAAACACTGGGAGAAGCCAGAAAGATTCTGGCCTGAGCGGTTTCTGAATAACGTGATTGACTTCAGAGGACAACATTTTGAGTTGTTACCCTTCGGTGCTGGCAGAAGAGGTTGCCCTGGAGCCAGTTTTGCCATCGCGGTTGTGGAGCTCGCACTTGCGAATCTTTTGTTCCGCTTTGATTGGGAACTTCCCAAAGGGATGTCACCGGAGGATATTGATATGGAAGAAGCTACAGGGGTCGCAATGCGTAAGAAAATTCCACTCTGCTTGGTTGCTACACCAGTCAACCTACTTTGA